From the genome of bacterium:
TTTATATTTGAAGTTCATTTCTTTTCTATAGAAAGGTTCTATATAAAAAAGGTCGTTAAAGCTGTCTATATCTTTAAGTTTACTTCCAATTTCGTTTTTAAATACAGATGAGTCTATCAGGATATTCGCTAATTCTAAATCATCCGCATTTTTATAACCATGCGCTTGTTCTGGAGTAACTACAAAAAAATCACCCATTGCCACAGAAAATTCTACATTTTGAGATTCTTTATTTTTGCCTTGCATCTGAATAACATTAATCCCTTTCCCTTTTAATATGTAAACTAACTCCACAAAGTCATGTGCATGTAATCTGAGATATGACTGTTTCTGTTTGAAAACATATATATCCAAACATTTTTTAAAATGTTTTCTGGATAATTTCATGATAGGTTTTTCATTCATACAATATAAATACTAACACATTTTTAACAAATTTAAAATTTTTTACCCAGTGCTTCCTATTATTGACATTTATTTTGCTAGTTGCTAATCTCCATGTCTATCAAAACTATTCTATAAGGGGGGGGTAAATGGCTTTATTCTTTTCAAAAACTAATAAGCTTTTAGAAATGATTGAAGAATATTTAGAAAAGGTTACAGAGTGTATGGAACAGGCAAGAAAAACGCTTTTTCTCTATATTGAGAAAGGTTCCTGTGAGGAATTTGATGGGCTTGTGACTAAAACTCACATGGCTGAATCATGCAGTGATGATTTAAGAAGGGAAATTGAAATTTCGCTGTATGAAAAGGCGTTAATACCAGAATCAAGAGGTGATATCCTTGGCTTGTTGGAGACTGTTGATAAGATCCCGAACAAGGCTGAATCTGTTGCATTTCAAATACAAATAGAGGCAATAAGAATTCCCGATGAGTTCAAATCGGAATTACGTAAAATAATCAATATAAATTTTGGTATTTTTGAGGACATTAAACGGGCAATTAGAGCTGTATTTAAGAATATTAAAGAGGTAAGGCGCATTACAAATGAGATAGATAAAAAAGAGAGCAGTTCTGATTCTATGGAAAGGGATTTAATTAGAAAATTGTTCGGCTCAGATATTGACATTGGAGAGAAAATTCTCCTGAAAGAATTAATAATTGAGATCGGCAGTATATCAGACAGAGCTGAAGACACTGCAGATCGATTAAACATAATGGCAGTGAAAAGGCTAATTTAATGTTTCTCTTCAGCCTTAGTTATTTAAAATTACTTGGTGGTATTTATCTTGGCTGGTCACTGGGTGCCAATAACACTGCAAATGTTTTTGG
Proteins encoded in this window:
- a CDS encoding TIGR00153 family protein, whose translation is MALFFSKTNKLLEMIEEYLEKVTECMEQARKTLFLYIEKGSCEEFDGLVTKTHMAESCSDDLRREIEISLYEKALIPESRGDILGLLETVDKIPNKAESVAFQIQIEAIRIPDEFKSELRKIININFGIFEDIKRAIRAVFKNIKEVRRITNEIDKKESSSDSMERDLIRKLFGSDIDIGEKILLKELIIEIGSISDRAEDTADRLNIMAVKRLI